The proteins below come from a single Chryseobacterium sp. MA9 genomic window:
- a CDS encoding SDR family NAD(P)-dependent oxidoreductase, whose product MDAFSLKNKIILITGASSGIGRSCSVECSKSGADLILVGRNQEELMKTVSLLNPETKVEIIAEDITQSDNLEGIIADKVSALGKISGFIHCAGIEKTLPLKKHNPQLYQDIFAVNVIAGLEIAKILSLKKYKEETSSFVFISSVAGMVGEAGKAAYSASKGAVISGARSLAMELSRSNIRVNSVSPAMVNTPILEKMFEDIGEEASSEIIKKHPLGIGDPKDVANACIFLLSDASRWVTGTNLVIDGGYSAQ is encoded by the coding sequence ATGGATGCTTTCTCATTAAAAAATAAAATTATTCTCATTACAGGCGCTTCTTCCGGGATCGGGAGAAGCTGTTCTGTAGAATGCAGCAAAAGCGGTGCAGATCTTATTCTTGTAGGAAGAAATCAGGAAGAACTGATGAAAACCGTTTCCCTGCTGAATCCTGAAACGAAAGTTGAGATTATCGCCGAAGATATTACCCAATCTGATAATCTTGAAGGAATTATTGCAGATAAAGTTTCGGCTTTAGGCAAGATTTCAGGATTTATACACTGTGCCGGTATCGAAAAAACATTACCGTTAAAAAAGCATAATCCTCAGCTGTACCAGGATATATTCGCAGTAAATGTAATTGCCGGACTTGAAATTGCTAAAATCCTGTCTTTAAAGAAATATAAAGAAGAAACTTCCAGTTTTGTATTTATTTCTTCCGTTGCGGGAATGGTAGGAGAGGCTGGAAAAGCTGCTTATTCGGCCAGTAAAGGAGCTGTTATTTCGGGAGCCCGTTCATTGGCAATGGAACTTTCCAGAAGTAATATCCGTGTCAATAGCGTAAGCCCTGCAATGGTGAATACCCCGATTCTGGAAAAAATGTTTGAAGATATTGGTGAAGAAGCTTCATCAGAAATCATAAAAAAGCATCCGCTTGGAATAGGTGATCCTAAAGATGTAGCGAATGCTTGTATTTTTCTATTGTCTGATGCTTCAAGATGGGTCACAGGAACCAATCTTGTCATTGACGGAGGCTATTCCGCACAATAA
- a CDS encoding glycosyltransferase — MLEKKIKILFRHRSMEMGGVEKVLLGLLNNLNPDKFEMTVCLTLNQGKLRDELPKHIRKIYLTDGKEDFSDNALLQKLQLVKRRIKLRKLKNNPAIADRLINDTFDIEIGMDYRDYDAILSSTHKNSKKIGWFHSEINVPKFQPLVPDILKSFPQFDHMVYCSHKIKDMMHQYYPNLNYPAESVIINPIPIEEIKRKAEEKLDNFPEGPVFASIGRLHSRKGYHKLIEAHKRLIDEGFHHSIIVIGDGDEMKNLKAQTAKNNVEKTFILAGNQMNPYPYIKKADYFILPSESEAWPLVIAEALILQKPIIATNVGDIGLMIKDRETGYLISYEIDEMYSAMKTFLTDPSLVLHIRENLKNIESQFDNKKIFDSVENIIETLYKK; from the coding sequence ATGCTAGAAAAAAAAATAAAAATTTTGTTCAGACATCGCTCCATGGAAATGGGTGGCGTAGAAAAAGTATTGTTGGGACTTCTCAACAACCTGAATCCTGACAAATTTGAAATGACGGTATGCCTTACCCTAAACCAGGGCAAGTTGCGTGATGAACTTCCGAAACATATCAGAAAAATATATCTTACTGATGGAAAAGAAGACTTTTCCGACAATGCTCTGCTTCAGAAACTTCAGCTTGTCAAGAGAAGGATAAAGCTTCGTAAACTGAAAAACAACCCTGCCATTGCAGACCGGCTCATCAATGATACTTTTGATATAGAAATCGGGATGGATTACAGGGATTATGATGCTATTCTTAGTTCTACCCATAAGAATTCAAAAAAAATCGGATGGTTTCACTCTGAAATCAATGTTCCTAAATTTCAGCCTTTGGTTCCGGATATTTTAAAGAGTTTTCCTCAGTTTGATCATATGGTGTATTGCTCTCATAAAATAAAGGATATGATGCATCAGTATTATCCAAATCTCAATTATCCGGCTGAGAGCGTTATTATCAATCCTATTCCTATCGAAGAAATTAAGCGAAAGGCAGAAGAAAAGCTCGACAATTTCCCTGAAGGGCCTGTTTTTGCGTCTATCGGAAGACTTCATTCAAGAAAAGGATACCATAAGCTTATTGAAGCTCATAAAAGACTTATAGACGAAGGATTTCATCACAGCATCATTGTCATTGGTGATGGTGACGAAATGAAGAACCTTAAGGCTCAGACCGCAAAAAATAATGTTGAAAAGACATTTATTTTAGCTGGAAATCAGATGAATCCTTATCCCTACATCAAAAAGGCAGATTATTTCATCCTTCCCTCCGAATCTGAAGCCTGGCCCTTGGTAATTGCTGAAGCACTAATCCTGCAGAAACCTATTATTGCAACAAATGTGGGTGATATAGGTCTGATGATCAAAGACCGGGAAACGGGATACCTCATCAGTTATGAAATTGATGAAATGTATTCGGCAATGAAGACATTCCTTACCGATCCCAGCCTTGTTCTCCATATCAGAGAAAATCTTAAAAATATTGAAAGTCAGTTCGACAATAAGAAAATATTTGACAGTGTAGAAAATATTATAGAAACGCTGTACAAAAAATAA
- a CDS encoding glycosyltransferase produces the protein MKFSILIAHYNNAHFFKDCFESILQQTYTNWEAVILDDASSESEKKMIREMISSDKRFKYFENEKNSGVGVTKSKLIELAEGEICGFLDPDDAINPTAIQKCMEIFQAKKNTVLTYSRFMTCDQNLKPISPFRSAMQVPNGDPYFFNFPIQIAHFVTFRKAVYEQTEKMNPDLKIGEDQDLYLKMYEKGKVQFINDTNYLYRTHQGGISQNDNKKKSHEYFAQVIFNTMKRRGLATINGQKVPDHYTGADEIFGLLQYQHKIPFRIKKKIKITLQSIFG, from the coding sequence ATGAAGTTTTCTATCCTTATAGCCCATTATAATAACGCTCATTTTTTCAAAGACTGTTTTGAAAGCATACTTCAGCAGACGTATACAAACTGGGAAGCGGTCATTTTGGATGACGCCTCCTCTGAAAGTGAAAAGAAAATGATCCGGGAAATGATTTCAAGTGATAAAAGGTTTAAATATTTTGAAAATGAAAAAAATTCCGGTGTAGGCGTAACGAAAAGTAAACTCATTGAGCTGGCAGAAGGGGAAATCTGTGGATTTTTAGATCCTGATGATGCTATAAACCCAACAGCCATTCAAAAATGTATGGAGATCTTTCAGGCTAAAAAAAATACAGTTCTTACCTATTCAAGGTTTATGACCTGTGATCAGAATCTGAAACCTATTTCTCCGTTCAGATCTGCAATGCAGGTACCGAATGGTGATCCTTATTTTTTTAATTTCCCAATTCAGATCGCTCATTTTGTAACCTTCAGAAAGGCAGTCTATGAACAGACTGAAAAAATGAATCCGGATTTGAAAATCGGGGAAGATCAGGATCTCTACCTTAAAATGTATGAAAAAGGAAAAGTTCAGTTCATTAATGATACCAATTATCTTTACAGAACTCATCAAGGTGGAATCTCCCAGAATGACAATAAAAAGAAATCCCACGAGTATTTTGCACAGGTGATTTTCAATACAATGAAACGCAGAGGACTTGCAACCATCAACGGCCAAAAAGTTCCTGATCATTATACGGGTGCGGATGAAATATTCGGTCTGTTACAATATCAACATAAGATTCCTTTCCGTATCAAGAAAAAAATAAAAATTACTTTACAATCAATCTTCGGATAA
- a CDS encoding acyltransferase, with protein MKINLGMLYEIIAKIQRKSQISLLKKHPHVSFKGIKLGISDHFILHENIKKVTIGHGVSFRNYVHVLVQQNATLEIGNNFFMNNFCSINCLDSISIGDNTLFGENVKLYDHNHAYQTHPEFKLSHAEFTTAPIKIGSNCWLGSNVTVLKGVTIGDNCIIGAGCTIYKDVPSNTTVINHQELIFKEHS; from the coding sequence GTGAAAATAAATTTAGGTATGCTTTATGAAATTATAGCAAAAATTCAACGAAAAAGCCAGATTTCTCTTCTCAAAAAACACCCTCATGTTTCTTTCAAGGGGATAAAACTTGGGATCAGTGATCATTTTATTCTGCATGAAAATATAAAGAAAGTGACGATTGGCCACGGGGTCAGTTTCAGAAATTATGTACACGTTCTTGTGCAACAGAATGCCACTTTAGAAATCGGAAACAACTTTTTCATGAATAACTTCTGTTCCATCAACTGTCTGGACAGTATTTCAATAGGTGACAATACACTATTCGGAGAAAATGTAAAACTGTATGACCACAACCATGCGTATCAGACTCATCCGGAGTTTAAACTCTCTCACGCTGAGTTCACCACAGCTCCCATCAAAATCGGAAGCAATTGCTGGCTCGGAAGTAATGTTACCGTTCTAAAAGGAGTTACTATCGGAGATAACTGTATTATTGGAGCAGGATGTACCATTTACAAAGATGTTCCTTCCAATACAACCGTAATCAATCATCAGGAATTAATATTTAAGGAACATTCATGA
- a CDS encoding acyltransferase, whose amino-acid sequence MKISQITFTRFVAAMAIVISHFNKDLFLYKIDYISNLFLRANVGVSYFFILSGFIMIIAYHKKDKIDYLEFYKNRFARIYPLYMLGLLLYFMTRYELFDWYKLVLYGLGIQSWIPGEAMILNFPGWSISVEFFFYLLFPFLYNYFYAKKNKMIWVFAIGLWLITQVFSNLYPVYGAYEGPHTKSHEFLYYFPFWHLNEFLIGNLAGIFFVRNYKQKNYDRQVIAVFLLILVSLMFVPLFYHNGLMALLFVPAILLISANNGRVSKLFSLKPLEYLGEISYGIYITHIPVLYLVREFLKWKEYTFSIDIVFVIYIIVMLLSSAIFYQFIEKPMRDLLRKIHFTKQ is encoded by the coding sequence GTGAAGATAAGTCAGATTACATTTACCAGGTTTGTTGCCGCTATGGCAATTGTCATTTCCCATTTCAATAAAGATCTGTTTTTATATAAGATAGATTATATTTCCAATCTTTTTTTGAGAGCGAATGTAGGGGTAAGCTATTTCTTTATTCTTTCAGGGTTTATCATGATTATTGCTTACCATAAGAAGGATAAGATTGATTATCTGGAGTTTTATAAAAACAGGTTTGCCAGAATCTATCCGCTCTATATGCTTGGACTTCTGCTGTATTTCATGACGAGATATGAACTGTTTGACTGGTATAAGCTGGTTTTATACGGATTGGGTATTCAGAGCTGGATACCGGGAGAAGCCATGATTCTGAATTTTCCGGGATGGTCTATCTCTGTAGAGTTTTTCTTTTACCTGCTTTTTCCGTTTTTATATAATTATTTTTACGCAAAGAAAAATAAAATGATTTGGGTATTTGCCATTGGACTCTGGCTGATTACTCAGGTGTTTTCTAATCTGTATCCGGTATATGGAGCGTATGAAGGGCCACACACGAAAAGTCATGAGTTTCTTTATTATTTTCCTTTCTGGCATCTTAATGAATTTTTGATCGGGAATCTGGCAGGAATATTTTTTGTAAGAAATTACAAGCAAAAAAATTACGACCGTCAGGTGATCGCAGTCTTTTTACTGATCCTTGTGTCTCTGATGTTTGTTCCGCTTTTTTATCACAACGGGTTGATGGCTTTACTTTTTGTACCTGCAATTCTTCTGATTTCGGCTAATAACGGAAGAGTAAGTAAGCTCTTTTCATTGAAACCGCTGGAATATCTTGGAGAAATAAGTTATGGTATATACATCACTCATATTCCCGTTCTTTATCTTGTAAGGGAGTTTTTAAAATGGAAGGAATATACGTTCAGTATTGATATTGTATTTGTGATTTACATTATTGTTATGCTGCTCAGTTCTGCAATTTTTTATCAGTTTATTGAAAAACCAATGCGTGATCTTTTAAGAAAGATACATTTTACCAAACAATAA
- a CDS encoding glycosyltransferase family 2 protein, translating to MKISVIIPVYNAEKYVSQAVDSALQFEEVYEVVLVEDKSPDNALQVCRELAEKHDRVKLFQHPDKGNHGAGASRNLGLEKAEGDFIAFLDADDYYLPNRFDAEKELFLNKDVDGVYGAIGVHYYSEKAKEQYYKVFGDRLTTVYKKHPPRDVFPGQLNMIGTFGLFSIDALTIRKSSLKNMEYFFKTHLKLHQDTEFLFRLSYYLNLYPGILDKAVAVRGVHENNRITKIDSREVKPASTRVVLWKEVNHWAENENTIPNDVKIHIKRVYRSFQIANAPLLKKWGMITKYLFTDYKSIRSGLYNINFRNDLF from the coding sequence ATGAAAATTTCAGTAATTATTCCCGTTTACAATGCCGAAAAATATGTTTCGCAGGCTGTAGATTCTGCTCTTCAGTTCGAAGAGGTATATGAAGTGGTATTGGTAGAAGACAAGTCTCCGGACAATGCATTGCAGGTTTGTAGGGAACTTGCTGAAAAACATGACAGGGTAAAGCTTTTTCAGCATCCTGATAAAGGCAATCATGGAGCAGGTGCCAGCAGAAATTTAGGGTTGGAAAAAGCGGAAGGAGATTTTATTGCTTTCCTGGATGCAGATGATTACTACCTTCCCAACCGTTTTGATGCAGAAAAAGAACTGTTTCTCAATAAAGATGTTGACGGAGTTTATGGTGCCATCGGGGTTCATTATTATTCTGAGAAAGCAAAAGAACAATATTATAAGGTCTTTGGAGACCGCCTGACTACAGTTTACAAGAAACATCCTCCCAGAGATGTATTTCCGGGACAGCTTAACATGATAGGAACTTTCGGACTTTTCAGCATTGATGCATTGACTATCCGTAAAAGTTCTTTGAAAAACATGGAGTATTTCTTTAAAACACATTTAAAGCTCCATCAGGACACTGAATTTCTATTCAGACTCTCCTACTATCTGAATTTATATCCGGGAATTCTTGATAAGGCAGTAGCCGTAAGAGGAGTTCACGAGAACAACAGAATTACCAAAATAGATTCCAGAGAAGTTAAGCCGGCCTCAACAAGAGTTGTTCTGTGGAAAGAAGTTAACCATTGGGCAGAGAATGAAAATACCATCCCCAATGATGTTAAAATTCATATCAAAAGAGTATACAGGAGTTTCCAAATCGCCAATGCTCCTCTACTCAAAAAATGGGGAATGATTACAAAGTATTTGTTTACAGACTATAAAAGTATCCGTTCAGGGCTGTATAATATTAATTTTAGAAACGATTTGTTCTAA
- a CDS encoding acyltransferase gives MKLNNLQILRGISALLVCCFHFRETINLPGLNLGDILFKKGSIGVPVFFIISGFIMAFTTQKINFSKDSFQQITLFYKRRVIRIVPLYYLLTFAAMIPGGSFLLYFHGAGLYELIHSLLFLPTKKEFPVLFLGWSLNFEMFFYLIFGLSLFFKEKRYYFIAGFFILTSILGSFIQFESPYLRMVTHSLNLYFVVGILFSLLLNRFTIPQIWATLLSVTGIILFILVLLSIIPTDNDMIKLAIISLFVFSFLTFDYIFHFKGNKALIFLGDISYSLYLSHPFVEIALKRFKVEGYLSFPFFLFKIVMVIIVASLLYYFVEKKVTNYLKIKLKA, from the coding sequence ATGAAGCTTAACAACCTCCAGATATTAAGAGGGATTTCAGCCTTATTGGTATGTTGCTTTCATTTCCGTGAAACAATAAATCTACCTGGGCTGAATCTTGGCGATATTCTCTTTAAAAAAGGAAGTATCGGTGTTCCCGTATTTTTTATTATCAGTGGATTTATCATGGCTTTCACCACTCAAAAAATAAATTTCAGTAAAGATTCTTTTCAGCAGATCACTTTATTTTACAAAAGAAGGGTGATCAGAATTGTTCCGCTGTACTATCTTTTGACTTTCGCTGCAATGATTCCCGGAGGAAGTTTTCTCCTCTATTTTCATGGTGCAGGGCTTTATGAGCTTATCCACTCATTATTATTCCTTCCCACGAAGAAAGAATTTCCGGTCCTTTTCTTAGGCTGGTCCTTAAATTTTGAGATGTTCTTTTATCTCATATTCGGACTCTCATTATTTTTTAAAGAAAAAAGGTATTACTTCATTGCAGGTTTTTTCATCCTGACATCAATTTTAGGTTCTTTTATTCAATTTGAAAGTCCTTATCTGCGAATGGTAACCCACTCGCTGAATCTTTATTTTGTTGTGGGAATTCTTTTTTCACTTTTACTGAATAGATTTACAATTCCACAGATCTGGGCAACATTACTTTCTGTAACAGGAATTATATTATTTATATTGGTACTGCTTAGTATTATCCCTACAGATAATGATATGATAAAGCTGGCCATCATCTCCCTGTTTGTATTTTCTTTCTTAACTTTTGATTATATATTTCATTTTAAAGGAAACAAAGCCTTAATTTTTCTGGGAGACATTTCCTATTCACTATACCTGTCACATCCTTTTGTAGAAATTGCTTTAAAAAGATTTAAAGTTGAAGGCTACCTCAGTTTTCCCTTTTTTCTATTTAAGATTGTCATGGTCATTATAGTGGCATCACTTCTGTATTATTTTGTTGAGAAAAAAGTAACCAATTATTTAAAAATTAAATTAAAAGCATAA
- a CDS encoding glycosyltransferase: MSQFVHVIMTRFNVPTKGWNETRSGYKPLTEEWLDDRFKLFRTYVLPSYKNQTNQNYVWLTFFDTNTSDKFRKIIKEIETEYPTFKAVFVEDFDVMKTKAVEIIPQFFTPDTKFVITSELDNDDMLHQDYIKTVQEHFKPVHDLVIDLRRGYQLTMLPDRKAVVNVYNAVVNPFVSLAESVDNFKTMLKERAHNSYRHYPNFSVEDSKEMYIQVIHQYNLMNVTFKHKAVPEVDFSEYGMTEDTKFTIDGFKTLQHNIARVPFVMGLILKKIFKK; the protein is encoded by the coding sequence ATGAGTCAATTTGTACACGTAATCATGACAAGATTCAATGTTCCTACAAAAGGCTGGAACGAAACACGTTCAGGATATAAACCGCTTACTGAAGAATGGCTGGATGACCGGTTCAAGTTATTCAGAACTTACGTGCTCCCTTCTTATAAAAATCAGACCAACCAAAACTACGTCTGGCTTACCTTTTTCGACACCAATACATCTGATAAGTTTAGAAAAATCATTAAAGAAATTGAAACAGAGTACCCAACTTTCAAAGCGGTATTTGTAGAAGATTTTGATGTTATGAAAACGAAAGCTGTAGAAATAATCCCACAGTTTTTCACTCCTGATACAAAATTTGTGATTACCAGCGAGCTGGATAATGATGACATGCTTCATCAGGATTATATAAAAACCGTTCAGGAGCATTTCAAACCGGTTCATGACCTGGTCATAGATTTAAGAAGAGGATACCAGCTTACCATGCTTCCGGACCGTAAAGCGGTAGTAAATGTTTATAACGCCGTAGTAAACCCGTTTGTAAGCTTAGCGGAAAGTGTAGACAACTTCAAAACGATGCTGAAGGAAAGAGCTCACAACAGCTATCGTCATTACCCGAATTTTTCTGTAGAAGACAGTAAAGAGATGTACATTCAGGTTATCCATCAGTACAACTTAATGAATGTTACCTTTAAACATAAAGCGGTTCCTGAAGTAGATTTTTCAGAATACGGAATGACAGAGGACACCAAATTTACAATAGACGGGTTCAAGACACTTCAGCACAATATTGCCAGAGTACCGTTTGTAATGGGACTTATTTTGAAAAAGATATTTAAAAAATAA
- a CDS encoding glycosyltransferase family 2 protein produces the protein MNPKISVIVPCYKQAQFLDECLQSILDQTYENWECIIVNDGSPDNTDEVADKWVKKDNRFKYLYKENGGLSSARNAALEIVTGDYIQFLDSDDLIHREKFSKSLSGDKEYPLIVSQYTIYRNQTHLPGYKNVEQSFLTFDGIVYDWDLKFSIPIHCALISKKLLEGFLFDTTLTSCEDWVMWIYITKDHPDALLINEALAHYRKDVNDNMSADPVKIMKQRLKILPTLKKLYGEEVHDKLAYHIIDVRTTQLIQQRREFQKMIPLAVVAKYLSFKRFYYKLFRKKVDG, from the coding sequence ATGAATCCCAAAATATCCGTTATTGTCCCCTGCTACAAACAGGCTCAGTTTTTAGATGAATGTCTGCAGTCTATCCTGGATCAGACTTATGAAAATTGGGAATGTATCATTGTCAATGACGGATCACCTGATAATACTGATGAAGTAGCTGATAAATGGGTAAAAAAAGACAACCGTTTTAAATATCTTTATAAAGAAAACGGAGGTCTGTCTTCTGCAAGAAATGCAGCACTGGAAATCGTTACCGGAGATTATATACAGTTTTTGGATTCTGATGATCTGATACACCGTGAAAAGTTTTCAAAAAGCCTTTCCGGAGACAAAGAATATCCGTTGATTGTAAGTCAGTACACTATCTACAGAAACCAAACCCATCTTCCTGGCTATAAAAATGTTGAGCAGAGTTTCCTGACCTTTGATGGAATTGTATACGATTGGGATCTTAAATTTTCCATCCCGATACACTGTGCTTTGATAAGCAAAAAGCTTCTGGAAGGTTTTCTTTTTGACACTACCCTTACCAGTTGTGAAGACTGGGTAATGTGGATTTATATCACCAAAGATCATCCTGACGCTCTCCTGATCAATGAAGCTCTTGCGCATTACCGAAAAGATGTCAACGATAATATGTCTGCTGATCCGGTCAAAATTATGAAGCAGCGCCTTAAAATTTTACCTACCTTAAAAAAACTTTACGGTGAAGAGGTACATGACAAGCTGGCTTATCATATCATAGACGTTCGTACCACCCAGCTTATACAGCAAAGACGCGAATTTCAAAAAATGATTCCCCTGGCTGTAGTCGCAAAATATCTTTCTTTCAAAAGGTTTTATTACAAGCTTTTTAGAAAAAAAGTAGATGGCTAA
- a CDS encoding NAD-dependent epimerase/dehydratase family protein, with the protein MIIGSGILANAVRFYDKEDVIFFASGVSNSLEKDPAEFEREISLLKSVISQYPDKKLIYFSTCSIYDPTKTDSPYVLHKMTIEKIIAEHCSSFIIFRVGNAVGRGGNPNTLINFLKNSILSENKLTIHSNARRILIGTDDIASFVGKYMQNLNNEIVNLAYPYQYSLPEILSQLENHLAKNADYETVNEGSFYNIEFNSLTEDFFAGLSPDEYLKKLYSSYL; encoded by the coding sequence ATGATAATTGGTAGTGGAATTCTGGCAAATGCCGTAAGATTTTATGATAAAGAGGATGTTATTTTTTTTGCATCAGGAGTTTCCAATTCGCTGGAAAAGGATCCTGCTGAATTTGAAAGAGAAATATCCCTGCTGAAATCAGTTATTAGCCAGTACCCGGATAAAAAGCTGATTTATTTTTCCACATGCAGTATTTATGATCCCACCAAAACCGACAGCCCGTATGTCCTTCATAAAATGACGATCGAAAAAATAATTGCTGAGCATTGTTCAAGCTTTATTATTTTCAGAGTAGGAAATGCTGTAGGCCGCGGAGGAAATCCCAACACATTGATCAACTTTCTTAAAAACTCAATCCTGTCTGAAAATAAGCTCACAATTCACAGCAATGCAAGAAGAATCCTGATTGGTACAGATGACATTGCATCATTTGTCGGGAAGTATATGCAAAACCTCAACAATGAGATTGTCAATCTGGCCTATCCTTATCAGTATTCATTACCGGAGATTTTATCTCAGCTGGAGAATCATCTTGCAAAAAATGCAGATTATGAAACAGTGAACGAGGGTTCCTTTTATAATATAGAGTTCAACAGCCTGACAGAAGATTTTTTTGCGGGTCTGTCTCCTGATGAATACCTGAAGAAACTCTATTCATCTTATCTATAA